A region from the Mesorhizobium sp. J8 genome encodes:
- a CDS encoding SMP-30/gluconolactonase/LRE family protein: protein MAAADYYEILDPRFARLFNGSAQVEKLFTGCRWAEGPAWFAAGRYVVWSDIPNNRMLRYDETDGSVSVFRQPSGNSNGNTVDRQGRLVTCEHSGRRVSRTEHDGSVTTIADKWKGKRLNSPNDVVVRSDGSIWFTDPSYGIDTDYEGDKAESEIGACNVYRVDPETGDVEAVITDMVRPNGLAFSLDESLLYVVDTGRTHGENNPAHMRVFNVGKHGKKVSGGKVFADCTAGLFDGFRLDSDGRIWTSAADGIHCYDPDGTLIGKVKVPEVTANCVFGGNKLNCLYIAGTTSLYMVRLMVNGAKTY, encoded by the coding sequence ATGGCGGCCGCAGACTATTACGAAATTCTCGATCCGCGCTTTGCGCGCCTGTTCAACGGCAGCGCGCAGGTGGAGAAGCTGTTCACCGGATGCCGCTGGGCGGAAGGACCGGCCTGGTTCGCCGCCGGCCGCTATGTCGTCTGGTCCGACATTCCGAACAACCGCATGCTGCGCTATGACGAGACCGACGGCAGCGTCAGCGTGTTCCGCCAGCCGTCCGGCAATTCCAACGGCAACACGGTCGACCGCCAGGGCCGGCTGGTGACCTGCGAGCATTCCGGCCGCCGCGTCAGCCGCACCGAGCACGACGGCTCGGTCACCACCATCGCCGACAAATGGAAAGGCAAGCGGCTCAACTCGCCCAACGACGTGGTGGTGCGCTCCGACGGCTCGATCTGGTTCACCGATCCGAGCTACGGCATCGACACCGACTATGAGGGCGACAAGGCCGAAAGCGAGATCGGCGCCTGCAATGTCTATCGCGTCGATCCGGAGACCGGCGACGTCGAGGCCGTCATCACCGACATGGTGCGGCCGAACGGGCTTGCCTTCTCGCTCGACGAAAGCCTGCTCTACGTCGTCGACACCGGCCGCACGCATGGCGAGAACAACCCGGCGCATATGCGAGTCTTCAACGTCGGCAAGCACGGCAAGAAGGTTTCGGGCGGCAAGGTGTTCGCCGACTGCACCGCCGGCCTGTTCGACGGCTTCCGGCTCGATTCGGACGGGCGCATCTGGACAAGCGCTGCCGACGGCATCCATTGCTACGACCCGGACGGCACGCTGATCGGCAAGGTGAAGGTGCCCGAAGTGACCGCCAACTGCGTGTTCGGCGGCAACAAGCTCAACTGCCTCTACATCGCCGGCACCACCTCGCTCTATATGGTGCGGCTGATGGTGAACGGGGCGAAGACGTATTGA
- a CDS encoding DsbE family thiol:disulfide interchange protein, with product MSLETEAPAPRRRLFVLLPLLVFLGLAGLFLSQLLSGRDASEIPSALIGLPAPQTDLPPLEGANLPGLESKDFAGKVTLVNVFASWCAPCREEHPVLLGLSQDKRFTLAALNYKDQPENARRFLGDLGNPYQAIGVDPAGRAAIDWGVYGVPETFVIGKDGKIAYKHVGPLTPESARDLLLPQIEKALSAPG from the coding sequence ATGAGCCTCGAAACCGAAGCTCCGGCGCCGCGCCGCCGCCTGTTCGTGCTTTTGCCGCTGCTGGTGTTCCTGGGGCTGGCCGGCCTGTTCCTGTCGCAGCTTCTGTCGGGCCGTGACGCTTCGGAAATCCCCTCGGCGCTGATCGGCCTGCCGGCGCCGCAGACCGACCTGCCGCCGCTCGAGGGCGCCAATCTGCCTGGACTCGAGTCAAAAGACTTCGCCGGCAAGGTGACGCTGGTCAACGTGTTCGCGTCCTGGTGCGCGCCGTGCCGGGAAGAGCATCCGGTGCTTCTCGGCCTCTCGCAGGACAAGCGCTTCACGCTCGCCGCGCTGAACTACAAGGACCAGCCGGAAAACGCCCGCCGCTTCCTTGGCGATCTCGGCAATCCGTATCAGGCGATCGGCGTCGATCCGGCCGGACGCGCGGCGATCGACTGGGGCGTCTACGGCGTGCCGGAGACCTTCGTCATCGGCAAGGACGGCAAGATCGCCTACAAGCATGTCGGGCCGCTGACGCCGGAGTCGGCGCGCGACCTGCTGCTGCCGCAGATCGAGAAAGCGCTGTCGGCGCCGGGCTGA
- the ccmD gene encoding heme exporter protein CcmD — protein sequence MSAHVLFVTAAYAITAVVLAGLIGWILLDQRARKRELAALEAAGVRRRSDKSGAAKP from the coding sequence GTGAGCGCGCACGTCCTGTTCGTCACCGCCGCCTATGCCATCACGGCCGTCGTCCTGGCCGGACTGATCGGCTGGATCCTGCTCGACCAGCGGGCGCGCAAGCGCGAGCTCGCCGCGCTCGAAGCCGCTGGTGTGAGGCGGCGCTCCGACAAATCCGGAGCGGCAAAACCATGA
- the ccmB gene encoding heme exporter protein CcmB has translation MWSLFLRDIRLSIRAGGGALIGVIFFLAVIVTIPFGVGPDLNLLARIGPAILWIAALLACLLGLDRLFQADREDGSLDLLVLNGDRHMLALTVLTKCLAHWTGSVLPLVVAAPLLGLFMNMEPLGIGATALTLLVGTPAITFIGAAGAAVAVALPRGGLLISVLVLPLTIPVLIFGVSASYGAVADPAPFLQPFLILAALTLFLAVLGPLAAALALRHGTD, from the coding sequence ATGTGGTCCCTCTTCCTGCGCGACATCCGCCTCTCGATCCGCGCCGGCGGCGGGGCGCTGATCGGCGTGATCTTCTTCCTCGCCGTCATCGTCACCATCCCGTTCGGCGTCGGCCCGGACCTCAACCTGCTCGCCCGCATTGGTCCGGCGATCCTGTGGATCGCGGCGCTGCTTGCTTGCCTGCTCGGGCTCGATCGGCTGTTCCAGGCCGACCGCGAGGACGGCTCGCTCGATCTGCTGGTGCTCAACGGCGACCGGCACATGCTGGCGCTGACGGTGCTGACCAAATGCCTGGCGCATTGGACGGGCAGCGTGCTGCCGCTGGTTGTCGCCGCACCCCTGCTCGGCCTGTTCATGAACATGGAGCCGCTCGGCATCGGCGCCACGGCGCTGACGCTCCTTGTTGGCACGCCGGCCATCACCTTCATTGGCGCCGCGGGTGCGGCGGTGGCGGTGGCGCTGCCGCGCGGCGGACTGCTGATCTCGGTGCTGGTGCTGCCGCTCACCATTCCGGTGCTGATCTTCGGTGTTTCGGCAAGCTATGGCGCCGTCGCCGATCCGGCGCCGTTCCTGCAGCCATTCCTCATTCTCGCCGCGCTGACGCTGTTTCTTGCGGTGCTGGGTCCCTTGGCGGCGGCGTTGGCGCTGCGGCATGGGACGGATTGA
- the ccmA gene encoding heme ABC exporter ATP-binding protein CcmA produces MRLIAENLGGERGGETVFSNIGFALDKGEALIVTGPNGAGKSTLLRIVAGLLPVAEGKVRFEGGGEAFPTVASAAHYLGHLNAMKTALSVEENLGFWRAFQGESGLGVEEALETVALGGLGHLPFGYLSTGQRRRASIAKLLVSRRPVWLLDEPTAGLDKASEERFAGLMHGHLRDGGIVVAATHLPLGLEGAKVLGMGQVL; encoded by the coding sequence ATGCGGCTGATCGCCGAAAATCTGGGCGGCGAGCGCGGCGGCGAGACGGTTTTCTCCAACATCGGCTTCGCGCTCGACAAGGGCGAGGCGCTCATCGTCACGGGACCGAACGGCGCGGGCAAATCGACGCTGCTGAGGATCGTCGCCGGGTTGTTGCCGGTCGCCGAAGGAAAGGTTCGATTCGAAGGTGGCGGCGAGGCTTTCCCGACGGTCGCCTCAGCCGCGCATTATCTCGGCCATCTCAACGCGATGAAGACGGCGCTCAGCGTCGAGGAGAATCTCGGCTTCTGGCGCGCTTTTCAGGGGGAGTCCGGACTGGGCGTGGAGGAGGCGCTGGAGACGGTGGCGCTCGGTGGGCTCGGGCATTTGCCTTTCGGCTATCTGTCGACCGGGCAGCGGCGGCGCGCCTCGATTGCCAAGCTTCTGGTCAGCCGGCGGCCGGTCTGGCTGTTGGACGAGCCGACGGCGGGGTTGGACAAGGCTTCGGAGGAGCGGTTCGCGGGGTTGATGCACGGGCATCTGCGCGATGGAGGGATCGTGGTGGCGGCCACGCATCTGCCGCTGGGGTTGGAGGGGGCGAAGGTGTTAGGGATGGGGCAGGTTCTTTGA